A genomic window from Coleofasciculus chthonoplastes PCC 7420 includes:
- a CDS encoding glutathione S-transferase family protein: MLKLYGGSRSRASIVQWYLEELGVPYDYILLDMQAGEHRQPDYLAINPMGKVPAIVDGDFQLWESGAILLYLAQKYGNLNGLEEQATIAQWILFANATLGPGIFVEASREREMPKLFPPLEQRLQNQPFLLGDQFSVADVAVGSYLSYIPIMLQLDLSEYPAISDYIKRLGERSAFQKTIGGRS, encoded by the coding sequence ATGCTGAAACTTTATGGTGGCTCCCGCAGTCGGGCGTCAATTGTCCAGTGGTATTTAGAAGAACTGGGCGTTCCCTACGACTATATACTGTTGGACATGCAAGCTGGAGAACATCGCCAGCCGGATTATTTGGCGATTAATCCCATGGGTAAAGTCCCAGCTATTGTGGATGGGGATTTTCAACTGTGGGAGTCAGGAGCAATTTTGCTCTACCTGGCTCAAAAATATGGCAACCTGAACGGATTGGAGGAGCAAGCAACCATAGCTCAATGGATTTTGTTTGCCAATGCGACGCTTGGTCCGGGAATTTTTGTGGAGGCGAGTCGAGAGCGGGAAATGCCGAAATTATTTCCCCCGCTTGAGCAGCGTTTACAGAATCAACCGTTCTTGTTGGGAGATCAGTTTAGTGTCGCTGATGTGGCTGTGGGATCGTATTTGAGTTATATCCCGATCATGTTACAGCTTGACCTGAGCGAGTACCCAGCTATCTCAGACTATATTAAACGCCTTGGTGAGCGATCGGCGTTTCAGAAAACGATTGGCGGACGCAGCTAA
- a CDS encoding DUF3120 domain-containing protein: MSIRSPLNGLGIGSKARVQGWWLFAAASFLVSVPVFVQAPLVRQLPWLSLLLTLGWIWLGFKLLARPGMRVWGDLLLGFSWCWLAGSIYWGWLRAEPLLHLPIEAIGLPFALWGLWRGRGAVGNLFYLGSLFGTALTDVYFYLTDLIPYWRQIMDVDPALITPILQEAIAQVQTPWGISWAAVLGCTLGLVGCGALTRGQLPWWAFSGAVLSTILVDSLFWLAATLQ, translated from the coding sequence ATGTCAATCCGTAGCCCCCTGAATGGTCTAGGGATAGGCTCAAAAGCTAGAGTTCAAGGCTGGTGGCTGTTTGCTGCTGCCTCATTTCTGGTTTCTGTCCCTGTGTTTGTGCAAGCGCCATTAGTCCGGCAACTTCCCTGGTTGAGTTTACTGTTGACCTTAGGATGGATCTGGCTGGGATTCAAGCTACTGGCGCGTCCAGGGATGCGAGTATGGGGAGATTTGTTACTGGGTTTTAGTTGGTGCTGGCTAGCCGGTTCAATTTATTGGGGCTGGCTGCGGGCTGAACCTCTGTTACATTTACCCATCGAAGCCATTGGTCTACCGTTTGCCCTGTGGGGGTTATGGCGGGGTAGAGGCGCTGTAGGTAATTTGTTTTACCTGGGTTCTCTGTTCGGGACGGCTCTCACCGATGTATATTTTTATTTAACGGATTTGATTCCCTACTGGCGTCAAATCATGGACGTTGATCCAGCCTTAATCACCCCGATCTTGCAAGAAGCGATCGCACAAGTACAAACCCCTTGGGGAATTAGCTGGGCAGCGGTTTTAGGATGTACACTAGGATTAGTAGGATGTGGGGCATTGACCCGAGGGCAATTGCCGTGGTGGGCATTTAGTGGCGCAGTATTGAGTACAATTTTGGTAGATAGCCTATTTTGGCTAGCAGCTACACTGCAATAA
- the lipB gene encoding lipoyl(octanoyl) transferase LipB, with translation MAQRQCLLYNQGLIPYTVAWEQQRSLLSQRINDPTLDDVLLLMEHPPVYTLGQGASLDFLKFNPTEADLEVHRIERGGEVTYHCPGQLVGYPILNLRYYQQDLHWYLRQLEAVLIEVLAVYGLKGDRETGMTGVWLEGRKVAAIGIKVSRWITMHGFALNVDPDLSGFKRIVPCGIADKPVGSLAQFIPNITVDQVRPIVIAKFAEVFQVRYHNSDRFNPV, from the coding sequence ATGGCACAACGTCAATGCTTACTATACAATCAAGGACTTATACCATATACCGTCGCCTGGGAACAACAGCGATCGCTTCTGTCACAACGGATTAACGATCCCACCCTTGATGATGTTCTCTTATTAATGGAACATCCACCAGTCTATACTTTAGGTCAAGGTGCAAGTTTAGACTTCCTCAAGTTCAACCCTACAGAAGCTGATTTGGAGGTTCACCGTATAGAACGGGGAGGTGAAGTCACGTACCATTGTCCCGGTCAACTCGTCGGCTATCCCATTCTCAATCTACGATATTATCAGCAAGATTTACACTGGTATCTGCGACAGTTAGAAGCCGTCTTAATTGAAGTGTTGGCGGTTTATGGACTCAAAGGCGATCGCGAAACCGGGATGACTGGTGTTTGGCTTGAGGGACGCAAGGTTGCCGCCATTGGCATTAAAGTTAGTCGTTGGATTACCATGCACGGCTTTGCCCTAAATGTTGACCCCGACTTAAGCGGGTTTAAGCGCATTGTCCCTTGTGGAATTGCCGATAAACCAGTGGGTAGTCTTGCCCAGTTTATTCCTAATATTACCGTAGACCAAGTCCGCCCCATAGTAATTGCCAAGTTTGCCGAGGTTTTCCAGGTTAGGTATCACAACTCAGACCGATTTAACCCGGTTTAA
- a CDS encoding slr1601 family putative cell division protein codes for MNAIPTSRPTRQPLPTRRRVPRQERRPRRHSDSVVAGEITVKLVVNLILCTAAIAGLAQLLPYHLSQKAKLQEVRSEVKRTQSRVQKLRNDFGEAFDPAQARRVMQDQSYRVDPNQRQVVWEDRRLMPDN; via the coding sequence ATGAATGCAATCCCAACCTCTCGACCCACTCGGCAACCTTTACCAACCCGCCGCAGGGTTCCTCGCCAAGAGCGTCGTCCACGGCGGCATTCCGACTCCGTTGTGGCAGGTGAAATTACGGTTAAATTAGTGGTAAATCTGATTCTTTGTACTGCCGCGATCGCGGGATTGGCACAACTGTTGCCTTATCATCTGTCCCAAAAGGCGAAGTTGCAAGAAGTACGATCAGAAGTGAAACGCACCCAAAGCCGTGTTCAGAAACTCCGCAATGACTTCGGCGAAGCGTTTGATCCGGCACAAGCTAGACGAGTTATGCAAGATCAAAGTTATCGGGTTGATCCAAATCAGCGTCAAGTCGTCTGGGAAGATCGACGTCTCATGCCCGATAACTAA
- the rpmA gene encoding 50S ribosomal protein L27: MAHKKGTGSTRNGRDSNAKRLGVKRFGGQVVKAGNILVRQRGTKFHPGTNVGRGKDDTLFALIDGTVTLRE; this comes from the coding sequence ATGGCTCACAAGAAAGGTACAGGTAGTACTCGTAACGGTCGTGACTCTAATGCCAAGCGGCTAGGAGTTAAACGCTTTGGCGGTCAAGTTGTCAAAGCAGGTAACATTTTAGTGCGTCAGCGGGGTACCAAATTTCACCCCGGCACCAATGTCGGTCGTGGCAAAGATGATACTCTATTTGCCCTGATTGATGGCACGGTGACGTTGAGAGAAA
- the rplU gene encoding 50S ribosomal protein L21: MSYAIIETGGKQLRVEPGRFYDIELLPVEPEEKVTIERVLLVENNGDVTIGQPWVDGATVEGTVMRHFRDRKILVYKMKPKKKTRKKRGHRQEITRLMVDAISMNGSVLAGTSAESTETPTPATPVEVMPTEAEESAPEATSETASE; encoded by the coding sequence ATGAGTTACGCAATTATTGAGACAGGCGGAAAACAACTGCGAGTTGAACCCGGTCGTTTTTACGACATTGAACTCCTACCCGTTGAACCCGAAGAAAAAGTTACGATTGAACGGGTGTTGCTGGTTGAAAATAATGGTGATGTCACCATTGGTCAGCCTTGGGTTGATGGAGCAACGGTTGAAGGAACGGTGATGCGACATTTTCGCGATCGCAAAATCCTGGTCTACAAGATGAAGCCGAAGAAGAAAACCCGCAAAAAGCGGGGACATCGCCAGGAAATTACCCGTCTGATGGTTGATGCTATTAGTATGAATGGTTCAGTGTTAGCGGGTACTAGCGCTGAATCCACAGAAACACCGACGCCGGCGACGCCTGTGGAGGTAATGCCAACTGAGGCTGAGGAGTCAGCCCCTGAAGCAACATCGGAAACTGCTTCAGAATAA
- a CDS encoding undecaprenyl-diphosphate phosphatase gives MIKLQWRWSKFLRISLLSALLTIPLKSFGTTIPTDVAVPTTQSTSQMNIVQALVLGMVQGLTEFIPISSTAHLKVVPVVLGWGDPGVAFTAIIQLGSIAAVLWYFWSDLWQISTGTIQAIQRKDYQANDFRMAVGIGLGTLPIVFCGLLIKIFIPDFDNSPLRSTVAIACASIFMGLLLGVAEKIGTRERNFDKLGMQDGILMGFAQALALVPGVSRSGSTITAGLFMRLERGTAARFSFLLGIPAITLAGLVELKDLLESGVGEGGFMPLTVGVISSAVFSYAAIAWLIRYLQTSNTWIFVWYRVAFGVAILAAIIAGIMPDS, from the coding sequence ATGATCAAATTGCAGTGGCGGTGGTCTAAATTTTTAAGGATTAGCCTTCTGAGTGCCTTACTCACCATACCGTTGAAGAGTTTTGGCACCACCATTCCCACAGACGTCGCCGTACCCACAACCCAATCCACCTCCCAGATGAACATAGTTCAGGCGTTGGTACTGGGAATGGTGCAGGGGTTAACGGAATTTATCCCGATTAGCAGTACAGCGCATTTAAAAGTCGTGCCTGTAGTATTAGGCTGGGGTGATCCGGGGGTGGCTTTTACGGCAATCATTCAACTGGGGAGTATTGCCGCCGTGCTGTGGTATTTTTGGTCAGACTTATGGCAAATTTCCACAGGCACAATTCAAGCGATTCAGAGGAAGGATTACCAAGCCAACGATTTTCGCATGGCGGTGGGTATCGGCTTAGGTACTTTACCGATTGTCTTCTGTGGCTTGTTAATTAAGATATTTATTCCCGATTTTGATAATTCGCCCCTGCGGAGTACCGTCGCGATCGCCTGTGCTTCGATTTTTATGGGGCTGCTGTTGGGCGTTGCCGAAAAGATCGGGACGAGAGAGCGAAATTTCGATAAGTTAGGGATGCAGGATGGCATCTTGATGGGATTTGCTCAAGCCTTGGCACTTGTTCCTGGCGTATCGCGATCGGGTTCAACGATTACAGCAGGCTTGTTTATGAGATTGGAAAGAGGAACAGCCGCCCGCTTTTCCTTTTTGCTGGGTATCCCCGCGATTACCCTAGCCGGGTTAGTCGAGTTAAAGGATTTATTAGAATCCGGAGTTGGGGAGGGGGGATTCATGCCTCTCACCGTGGGCGTGATATCATCAGCCGTATTTTCTTATGCTGCGATCGCGTGGCTGATTCGTTACCTACAAACCTCAAACACTTGGATCTTTGTCTGGTATCGCGTCGCCTTTGGTGTGGCAATTTTAGCCGCGATTATCGCCGGGATAATGCCCGATAGTTAG
- a CDS encoding FAD-binding protein → MSRDKIKSITDNNLSFYRTLHHFKRYGEFSNLEQFRDYVSWAKSNTIKIYVLGNGSNTLFTRKDIKSLILKNKLSKHINSLPEYRLEVSSSVLVIDVLKYCYENSFDSFYYLASVPATLGGALAMNAGRAKHHHRTIYDFVESVTFFDVERDCIRTLGKEEIVIGHRQTIFTGIHSYLILSAILKFSPISMEGNPITERCKWSKKFQDNSEPNCGSVFKESESKILKQLQGMRIGKACFSAKTTNWILNSSDSSIPILILITFAKFLHFLNIKKAILEVILVD, encoded by the coding sequence ATGTCTAGAGATAAAATTAAATCTATTACAGATAACAATCTGTCTTTTTACCGGACTCTACATCACTTCAAAAGATACGGAGAATTCAGTAATTTAGAGCAGTTCCGCGATTATGTCAGTTGGGCTAAATCCAACACTATTAAAATCTATGTATTAGGAAATGGCTCAAACACTCTATTTACAAGGAAAGATATTAAAAGCTTAATTTTAAAAAATAAGCTTTCCAAGCATATAAATAGTCTACCAGAATATCGGCTTGAAGTTTCTTCTTCCGTTTTAGTAATAGATGTACTTAAATACTGCTACGAAAACTCATTCGACTCCTTTTACTATCTGGCATCAGTTCCAGCAACGCTTGGTGGTGCATTAGCGATGAATGCTGGTCGTGCTAAGCATCATCATCGCACTATATATGATTTTGTGGAAAGCGTTACATTTTTCGATGTTGAAAGAGATTGCATCAGAACTCTTGGAAAAGAGGAAATTGTAATAGGGCATAGGCAAACAATATTTACTGGCATTCACTCTTATCTTATCCTAAGTGCTATCCTTAAATTTAGTCCTATAAGTATGGAAGGAAATCCTATTACTGAGAGATGTAAGTGGTCAAAGAAGTTTCAAGATAATTCAGAACCTAATTGTGGTTCTGTTTTCAAGGAATCTGAAAGTAAAATATTAAAGCAATTGCAAGGTATGCGTATTGGAAAAGCCTGTTTTTCTGCTAAGACAACTAATTGGATATTAAATAGTTCTGATAGTAGCATTCCTATACTTATTCTCATTACTTTTGCCAAATTTTTACATTTTTTAAATATAAAGAAAGCTATTCTTGAAGTAATCCTAGTAGATTGA
- a CDS encoding polysaccharide pyruvyl transferase family protein: MKVGILTFHNTTNYGATLQAYALSTIIGSQGHDVEIIDYCPYKVEKYYKKDLYFIDKNRRLNRRIFDNLLKYYKTRKFLVSKTNISKKKYATSAELKKINSSYEVVVCGSDQIWCIDSFRGFDSAYFLDFIDNKTDIIKISYAASFGHTMRLRNYRELICQLISNFSAISVRDANSRRLLKEECNEQAVKVLDPTFLIEYDEYFLDKKFKKEYLLIYIISGITLEQKTFIKFIANYKNLEIISVGKYVDIATKNIIGIGPKEWINYFSHASYIMTNTYHGTIFSILFRKPFIVLDTLNKANKINDLLKDFNLENRLNSKSNFIENFNKNILDIEYSLIEEDINQAISNSKNFLKTTINSK; encoded by the coding sequence ATGAAAGTAGGAATTCTAACATTTCACAATACAACTAACTACGGTGCAACCCTTCAAGCTTACGCCTTGTCAACAATAATTGGCAGCCAAGGACATGATGTTGAAATCATTGACTATTGCCCCTATAAAGTTGAAAAATATTATAAAAAAGACCTATACTTCATCGATAAAAATCGCCGATTAAATCGCCGCATTTTTGACAATTTACTCAAGTACTACAAAACACGCAAATTTTTGGTTTCAAAAACGAATATTAGTAAAAAAAAATATGCAACAAGTGCTGAATTAAAAAAAATAAATTCTTCCTATGAAGTGGTAGTATGTGGTAGCGACCAAATATGGTGTATTGACTCATTTCGTGGTTTTGATTCTGCCTATTTTCTAGACTTCATTGATAACAAAACAGATATTATTAAAATTAGCTATGCTGCTAGTTTTGGTCATACAATGAGATTAAGAAATTATAGAGAGTTAATCTGCCAACTGATCAGCAATTTTTCAGCTATTTCAGTTCGAGATGCTAATAGTAGACGACTGCTCAAAGAAGAGTGTAATGAGCAAGCAGTAAAAGTTCTAGATCCTACTTTTTTGATTGAATATGATGAATATTTTCTAGATAAAAAGTTTAAAAAAGAATATCTTTTAATATATATAATTTCTGGAATTACATTAGAGCAAAAGACTTTTATCAAATTTATAGCTAACTACAAAAATTTAGAAATAATTTCTGTTGGAAAATATGTGGATATTGCGACAAAAAATATTATAGGTATTGGACCTAAGGAATGGATAAACTACTTCAGTCACGCTTCTTATATTATGACAAATACTTATCATGGAACTATATTTTCTATACTTTTCAGAAAACCATTTATTGTTCTTGATACTTTAAACAAAGCAAATAAAATAAATGATTTGTTGAAAGATTTTAATTTGGAAAATCGCCTAAACTCAAAATCAAATTTCATTGAAAATTTTAATAAAAACATTTTAGATATAGAATATAGTTTAATTGAAGAGGATATCAATCAAGCAATTTCTAATTCCAAAAACTTTTTAAAAACAACAATTAACAGCAAATAA
- the psaM gene encoding photosystem I reaction center subunit XII, whose product MSLSDTQVFVALVVALIPGILAFRLATELYK is encoded by the coding sequence ATGTCCCTTTCAGATACCCAAGTTTTCGTCGCTCTCGTCGTAGCGCTCATTCCCGGTATCTTAGCCTTCCGTCTAGCTACGGAACTCTATAAGTAG
- a CDS encoding tetratricopeptide repeat protein: protein MNAHVFIKGDEENRQWIPMSRRKPQPLPMITLTPRTPDHLSIKNLRTSAQRQAKQGEYSSAIALLSQAIKHHPTHAIDYNNRGLIYFQMGQRQKALDDYNRALQLNPELDSAYNNRGNYYAAMGQLAKALADYEKALDLNPRNVRTWINQAITFRELGLYDLAIENLDLALILGCLQNHIYAERGRTYHLRGDWNCAIADYQRALSQLPVSGTSGRLRQKVETWMGELLDPLSA from the coding sequence ATGAACGCTCATGTATTTATCAAAGGCGATGAAGAGAATAGACAATGGATTCCCATGTCCCGCCGGAAACCCCAGCCTTTACCCATGATTACACTGACCCCTCGAACCCCTGACCACCTTTCGATTAAAAATTTACGCACCTCAGCTCAACGCCAAGCCAAACAGGGAGAGTACAGTAGTGCGATCGCGCTTTTGAGTCAGGCAATTAAACATCATCCTACCCACGCCATTGACTATAACAACCGAGGATTGATTTACTTCCAAATGGGTCAGCGTCAAAAAGCTTTAGACGATTACAACCGAGCTTTACAACTCAATCCCGAATTGGACAGCGCTTACAATAATCGCGGCAATTACTATGCTGCCATGGGACAATTAGCCAAAGCACTCGCCGATTACGAAAAAGCATTGGATCTCAATCCGCGTAATGTTCGCACTTGGATTAACCAAGCCATCACGTTTCGGGAATTAGGGCTTTATGACCTCGCTATAGAAAACCTCGACTTGGCTTTAATCCTGGGATGCCTACAAAACCACATCTATGCCGAACGAGGTCGTACCTATCATCTGCGGGGAGACTGGAACTGCGCGATCGCTGACTATCAACGCGCCCTCTCTCAACTCCCTGTGTCAGGAACCTCGGGTCGCCTGCGCCAGAAAGTTGAAACCTGGATGGGTGAGTTACTTGATCCCTTAAGCGCATGA
- a CDS encoding adenylate/guanylate cyclase domain-containing protein has product MVTLRSTPYLLLPTETGNRYLPLVGSNCWTVGRGDDNNFVLSDRWISRNHAMLQCTETGDFYLIDLGSRNGSFVNGRRVSIPVTLRNGDQLMFGQTELEFHSPSDTRTRDYSQPASSETLTSTLHVRRLMSVMVVDIRDFTVLTRQLDEKILSAVIGTWFRQSGNIIRKSGSWVDKYIGDAVMAIWFHGHKGVSKDEAMNVLQAVSDLHRMTASLSSQYPLPFPLRIGTGVNTGYAMVGNTGSGDRPDYTAIGDTVNAAFRLESATKQIGLDIALGEDTYSYLEQLGYNNLGFKQHIVSLKGYEKPTTTYAGTYADLNKFLATRCSENLT; this is encoded by the coding sequence GTGGTGACTCTACGATCCACTCCCTATTTACTTCTACCGACTGAGACAGGTAACCGCTACCTCCCCCTGGTGGGTAGTAATTGCTGGACAGTTGGTCGCGGAGATGATAACAATTTTGTCCTCTCTGATCGTTGGATTTCCCGAAATCACGCGATGTTACAGTGTACTGAAACTGGTGATTTCTATCTAATTGATTTGGGAAGTCGCAATGGTTCTTTCGTGAATGGACGCCGAGTGAGTATTCCGGTGACATTACGAAATGGCGATCAGCTGATGTTTGGTCAGACTGAACTGGAATTTCATTCACCATCCGATACCCGTACCCGCGATTATAGCCAACCCGCAAGTAGTGAAACCCTAACCTCTACGTTACATGTGCGCCGCCTCATGTCGGTGATGGTGGTGGATATCCGTGACTTTACGGTTCTAACTCGCCAACTGGATGAAAAGATTCTCTCTGCCGTGATTGGCACCTGGTTTCGCCAATCGGGAAATATTATCCGCAAATCGGGAAGTTGGGTGGATAAATATATTGGCGATGCGGTGATGGCAATTTGGTTTCATGGGCATAAAGGGGTGAGTAAAGACGAAGCTATGAATGTGTTGCAAGCGGTTAGCGATTTGCACCGGATGACGGCATCCCTTTCCAGTCAGTACCCCCTACCTTTCCCGCTACGCATTGGTACGGGAGTGAATACGGGTTATGCGATGGTGGGAAATACGGGCAGTGGAGATCGCCCTGACTATACTGCAATTGGCGATACAGTGAATGCGGCGTTTCGTCTGGAGTCGGCGACGAAACAAATTGGTCTGGATATTGCTTTGGGAGAAGATACCTATAGCTATCTGGAACAGCTAGGATACAACAACCTGGGCTTTAAACAACATATTGTTAGCCTGAAAGGGTATGAGAAGCCAACCACTACCTATGCGGGAACCTATGCTGATCTGAATAAGTTCTTAGCGACTCGCTGTTCGGAAAACTTGACTTAA
- a CDS encoding TerC family protein, translated as MLDQVFKLPFNLGIEAPLVLLILVALEAVLSADNAIALATIAQGLEDKQLQRQALNFGLVVAYILRISLILTATWVVKFWQFELLGAAYLLWLVFEHFTSEEDEQHHHHGPRFTSLLQVIPLIAITDLAFSLDSVTTAIAISDQIWLVLAGGTIGVITLRFMAGLFIRWLQEYANLEDAGYITVGIVGLRLLVRAINPEFVPPEWLMITIIALIFLWGFAQRTNEADNSLPEVNEQPE; from the coding sequence ATGCTGGATCAAGTTTTTAAGTTACCGTTCAATCTAGGAATAGAAGCCCCCTTAGTCCTGCTGATTTTGGTTGCCCTCGAAGCGGTGCTGTCAGCCGATAACGCGATCGCGCTGGCAACAATTGCTCAAGGGTTAGAAGACAAGCAACTTCAGCGACAAGCGCTGAACTTTGGCTTGGTGGTGGCTTACATTCTGCGGATCAGTCTGATTCTGACGGCAACGTGGGTGGTCAAGTTTTGGCAATTTGAACTTCTCGGCGCGGCTTATTTGCTTTGGTTAGTCTTCGAGCATTTCACCTCCGAGGAAGATGAACAACATCACCATCATGGACCCCGATTTACATCACTGTTACAAGTAATTCCTCTGATCGCCATTACTGATCTAGCATTTTCCTTGGATAGTGTCACCACCGCGATCGCAATTTCTGACCAAATCTGGCTGGTTCTGGCAGGTGGCACTATTGGTGTGATTACCCTACGATTTATGGCAGGTTTATTCATCCGCTGGCTACAGGAGTATGCCAATCTGGAGGATGCAGGTTACATTACCGTCGGTATAGTCGGATTGCGACTTTTGGTTAGAGCGATTAATCCAGAATTCGTGCCGCCCGAATGGTTAATGATTACCATTATTGCCTTGATCTTCCTGTGGGGATTTGCCCAACGCACGAATGAAGCTGACAACTCACTACCAGAAGTTAATGAACAGCCTGAATAA
- a CDS encoding IS630 family transposase: MNIIDELANFINQTKETKEIKRALAVKMILEGKSYREVKELLKVSHSFISQWKNQALFQGVESLKLQYKGRAGYLKSEEKEQTIQWLREQDYLRLSDLQKYLQEQYNVVFESNQSYYSLFKEAQVSWKKTQKKNPAKNDELVKAKKKEIEARLEKWKPEIEAGSRTVLMLDECHLLWGDLLGYAWGRTDARIEVPLKNEKERQTYYGALDYQTKEFIVKEYKSGNSENTIDFIEYLQRKRPGKKLSIFWDGATYHDSKQFREYLKTINQDLSEEDWLISCTKFAPNAPEQNPVEDIWLQVKTFIRQFYHLCSSFKIVKWLFKFFADGQIFDFPKIFQYGKLPQSI; encoded by the coding sequence ATGAACATTATAGATGAATTGGCTAATTTTATCAATCAGACAAAAGAGACCAAAGAAATTAAAAGAGCCTTGGCGGTAAAAATGATTTTGGAAGGAAAATCTTATCGTGAAGTCAAAGAACTATTAAAAGTTTCTCACAGTTTTATCAGCCAATGGAAAAATCAAGCGCTTTTTCAGGGTGTAGAAAGTTTAAAGCTTCAATATAAAGGTAGAGCAGGTTACTTAAAATCTGAAGAAAAAGAGCAAACAATTCAGTGGTTGAGAGAACAAGATTATCTAAGATTATCAGACTTGCAGAAGTATTTGCAGGAGCAATATAATGTAGTTTTTGAGTCCAATCAAAGTTATTATAGCTTATTTAAAGAGGCTCAAGTGAGTTGGAAAAAGACTCAAAAAAAGAATCCGGCTAAAAATGATGAATTAGTCAAAGCTAAAAAAAAAGAAATAGAGGCAAGGCTAGAAAAATGGAAACCGGAAATAGAAGCTGGAAGCCGGACGGTGCTTATGCTTGACGAATGTCATCTGCTGTGGGGTGATTTGTTAGGTTATGCGTGGGGAAGAACAGATGCAAGAATAGAAGTCCCTCTCAAAAATGAAAAAGAAAGACAGACTTATTATGGGGCTTTAGATTATCAAACCAAAGAGTTTATAGTCAAAGAATATAAAAGTGGAAACAGCGAAAATACAATCGATTTCATCGAATATTTACAAAGGAAACGACCCGGAAAAAAATTATCGATATTTTGGGATGGTGCAACTTACCATGATTCCAAGCAGTTTCGAGAATACTTAAAGACAATTAATCAAGATTTATCAGAGGAAGACTGGTTGATAAGTTGTACGAAATTTGCTCCGAACGCTCCCGAACAAAATCCAGTCGAAGATATTTGGTTGCAAGTTAAAACTTTCATTAGACAATTTTATCATCTTTGCAGCTCTTTTAAAATAGTTAAGTGGTTATTTAAGTTTTTTGCTGATGGTCAAATATTCGATTTTCCCAAAATATTTCAGTATGGAAAATTGCCACAATCTATTTAG
- a CDS encoding photosystem II reaction center protein K, producing MEAAMLLAKLPEAYSIFDPIVDVLPVIPVFFLLLAFVWQAAVGFR from the coding sequence ATGGAAGCAGCCATGCTGTTGGCAAAATTGCCTGAAGCCTACTCTATCTTTGACCCTATCGTAGATGTTCTCCCAGTCATCCCCGTCTTTTTCTTGCTGCTAGCGTTTGTTTGGCAAGCGGCTGTGGGTTTCCGGTAA